The DNA sequence TGAGCCCCGTCGGCGGGGAGCCCATCGGGATGGCTTACGGGAGACGTGGCGCTCTGCGAACAGAAGCCGATGCACCGTGATCACGGTGGAGCGCGCAACCATCGTGCCGAGCTTGCCGGAGGGCGTGGCCGCCGTGAATGCCCGTGTTCGTGAACGACATCAGGAACAACGAGGCGTACACGCCCGACACGTCGAGAACGAAGGTGGTGATGCTCTCGGCGGAGGACGTCGCGCGTGGGGAGACGCCATGAGAAGGTGCTCGACGCGACCAGGGTACACTGCCTTCCCGCGGCGCCAGGGAAAGTGTCCTTCGAGGGCGACGAGCTACGCGTTCGATGCGATCCGCGACCCTGACACCGTGGAGGACGGCCGGAGGACGAAGCTCGACGACGATCAGGTGTCGTACGCGGTCTCGTCGTACTTCGGAGGGCGCGCTCCGGCGGCAGGGGACGCCGAGGTGCACAGGCTCCTCGGCGAGCACGTCGCGTGGTGCCAAGCGCCGAGGCCCCGAGGGGGGCAACGCGTGCTCTTTTGGTTCTTACAGGCGCTCGTGCCGGGGCTCAACTGCGGCGACGGGTTCATGTACGTGACCGCGAGCGCCGACGCGAAGAGCGCGGCCGCGTGGTGGCAGTGCTGAGGCGTCGACCTCGCGGATGAGGTGAATGCTGGGCCCGCGCCTGGGCCCGCGCGCCACGAAGGCGTGTGGTTCCGGGGAGCGGGCGCTATGCTGCGCGCCATGGCGAACGCTGTCTCCGTCGTCGAGCACGAGCGAGAGCTCTCGGCTCCGCGGCCCGTGGTCTTCGACCTGCTCCTCGACGCGAAGGTCGTGCGCGCGTGGCTCGCGTACGAGGGGCCGAGCTGCGCTCGTTGTGGCTCGACGCTCGCCCGGGTGGGGCCACGCGTGCATCGTGGTGCCGTGTGCCAGGTGACTTGTAAGCGATCGGCGTACCGCGAGATCGAGCGGCCCTCGCGTATGGTGTTCGACGTGGGCATTCGCGCGGCGAGCGGCGACGGGCCCGCGGCGGACGAGTCGGCTTCCCCGAACGACGTGCGCGTGACGATGACGCTCACCGAGGCCGGCGCGGGGACGCGGGTGACCATCGAGCGTGACGCGAGCGTGAGCGCGCCGCCCGGCTTGCCGACGTGGGCCCGGATGCTGGACGCGGTGGAGGGCGTTGGGTTAGGAGGCATCGCACGGGGTGAATGCGAGCGCCGTGCCGTGCCGGGCGATTTGCGGCTCTCCTGAAGTTTCCGCGGACTTGGCGCGAACGTCGGTCGGTTCTTTCGGTCCTCGCGGTGGCCCGGCCGGCTGGGGGTGGCCCGGGCCATCCCCCGTCGACCTTCCCGCCCGCCCGCGCGCCCCGCGAACGCGCTTCTGCCCCAACGAGCCCATGCGCTACGATGCGCCCATGGCCCGCACCGTGAAGCCTGAAGACGACAACCAAGGCGCCCAAGACTACGGCGAAGGTCCCGCCCAAGCCCAAGGCCACCAAGGCCACCAAGGCCACCAAGCCCGCAAGGCCGCCAAGCCCAAGGCCGCCACGCCCACGCAAGGCCGCGCATCCGGCCCCTTCACGCTCGCGAACGTTCGTGACCCGCTCCGCGGCAAGCCCACGGCGGCCGACAAAGCAGCTCGCGGTGGTGCTTTCCAGGCCGAGGGGCCCAGACTCCGCGGCGGAGGCGCGCGAGGACGAGCGAGGTCTCGTTCCAGCTCGTCGACGTGCTCGAGGGCAACGTCGCGCGCTTCCAGCCTCCTCGGGTGGCCCTTTGGGAGCGCCGCGCTCTTCGCTGCCGGCAAGCCCAAGGTCGTCGGCGGCGCCGAGCAGCGCGTTCCACCTCTGACGGAGGCGACCGCTGCGGCCTACGCGGCCCCTCGCCGACGCGTGCAAGGACCCCGCGAAGAAGCTCCGGGCTCCACGAGCGGCTCACCTTCCGCACGCCGCCCGAAGCGAGCGCCGCGCCCAAAGCGACGAAGGGGAGCAAGGCCGACGCCCCGGCTTCCGTTTGAGGCGCGCCTCGCGGAGATTCGCGCGCTCGCCGCCGCGGGAGCCGGGCTCAGGTGAGCCGCGCGTGCGACGCGCTGGGTGTGTTCCCGTCGTGGAAGGTCTACCCGAAGCGCCACCCCGACGAGCTCACGAAGGAGGAGTTAGCGCGCCTTCGCCGAGCTCTTGCTCGATCTCGACCTCCCCGGTCGATCTGCAGACGCCCGGGGCCTCTTCGATCGGGACGCGCACCTCGCGCGGTTCCCCGGGCGGAAAAAGCGGGGCCCCGGAGCGACGCGCGTTCACGTGGGCGGTCGGTCGGTCCCGGGTGGTGGGCGGTCGCGTCGGTCGGGTCAGGGGCACGTGGAGCGCGACGACGTGCTCCGTGGGTAGATGGCGCTGCCGGCCCGCGAAGGCGCTCGCCGCCTGGAAGGGATCGCGACGGGCGAGGCCTACGACGTGCTCGACGCCCACGCGACGTCGATGAAGGACGCGGGCTTCTCCGGGAAACCCAGGCGAAGGACTACCGCACGCGCGTCGCGGGCTCCTCGCCGACGTGAGCGTCGCGCTCGGCGCCGAAGGCGAGAAGGCCGCGAAGGAGATCACGAAGAAGCTCCCGAGCTGGGGCGGTGGTGCGCAGATGCCGATCGGTCTCCTCAGCGCCGCACGCCACGCGCGAAAGCGCGGGGGCGACCATCGACCTCAGCGTTCGACGCGACCTTCCAGCGCCTCTGGGAGGTGTCGGGCCCCGACTCGTTCTACGCCCCGGTCGTCGAGGCCGAGATCGAGGGGGGCGTTGCCCCCTCCGCGCGCGAAGGCCTTCCGCGCGGGTCTCCTGGCCGACCCAGAACGACGAGTGACCGCCGGCGGGTGCGGGGCCGGGCGCGCGGCGGGCGACCTTGCCGGCGTGAGGGTGTCGTGGGGCCATGGAGGCTCGTCCGCGATTGCATCGTGGGCGGGTC is a window from the Myxococcales bacterium genome containing:
- a CDS encoding SRPBCC domain-containing protein; this encodes MANAVSVVEHERELSAPRPVVFDLLLDAKVVRAWLAYEGPSCARCGSTLARVGPRVHRGAVCQVTCKRSAYREIERPSRMVFDVGIRAASGDGPAADESASPNDVRVTMTLTEAGAGTRVTIERDASVSAPPGLPTWARMLDAVEGVGLGGIARGECERRAVPGDLRLS